A single region of the Garra rufa chromosome 20, GarRuf1.0, whole genome shotgun sequence genome encodes:
- the LOC141294163 gene encoding guanylin yields MKTVLSVAFLVVALCLVCEAVQVQEGNFSFSLESLKVLQQLVDKPQTQNPRLAKTSYFSVCSNPTLPQEFVPLCMQRGATMSFARLASVPIDVCEICAFAACTGC; encoded by the exons ATGAAGACGGTCTTGTCTGTCGCTTTCCTCGTTGTGGCTCTTTGCTTGGTCTGTGAGGCTGTGCAAGTCCAG GAAGGCAATTTTTCCTTTTCATTGGAGTCGTTGAAAGTTCTCCAGCAATTAGTTGACAAACCACAAACACAAAACCCTCGGTTGGCCAAGACGAGCTACTTCTCTGTATGTTCCAATCCAACCCTGCCACAGGAGTTTGTGCCTCTGTGTatgcagagaggagcaacaatgtCCTTCGCTAGGCTAG cATCTGTGCCTATCGACGTCTGTGAAATATGTGCTTTTGCAGCTTGTACCGGCTGCTAA
- the LOC141294224 gene encoding guanylate cyclase activator 2B: MQSHSSETVYLRLKMRALIVILFLTSFFQISQCVQVTDSGYSFSLEAVKTLKKLMETDTSTNAQQTYGNAESPCADPDLPGEFRELCEKDDADEVFQRLVKTISPIDPCEICANVACTGC, from the exons ATGCAAAGCCACTCTTCTGAGACTGTCTATTTGAGGCTGAAAATGAGAGCGCTGATAGTCATCCTCTTCCTGACCAGCTTCTTTCAAATCTCACAATGTGTGCAGGTTACG GACAGTGGGTACAGTTTCTCCCTGGAGGCAGTGAAGACCCTGAAAAAGCTTATGGAGACTGACACGAGTACAAACGCGCAACAGACCTACGGCAATGCAGAGTCCCCGTGTGCCGACCCTGACCTGCCAGGAGAGTTCAGAGAGCTGTGCGAAAAAGATGATGCTGACGAAGTCTTCCAACGTCTGG TGAAAACCATCAGCCCTATAGACCCCTGTGAGATCTGCGCCAACGTGGCCTGCACTGGCTGTTAG